In a genomic window of Helianthus annuus cultivar XRQ/B chromosome 10, HanXRQr2.0-SUNRISE, whole genome shotgun sequence:
- the LOC110884089 gene encoding uncharacterized protein LOC110884089 isoform X7 — translation MQGLSNRRTGTTSINMESSCSHSVFTCVIESKCKEGQGFNCSEYLQADLLDIYCLSLLVNKFLCRNPYTIVHVLYIIETRRTTQRAGENTLICVKNQQCNENGHPFQIRSQKQKLSGAPGEHLSLSQLGVDTTAPTFAATGLLFTNSHLELLSLVRIAFFHCSTQRRWQLSIIQVAQSLKLQSGVA, via the exons ATGCAGGGGTTATCAAATAGGAGGACTGGAACTACAAGTATAAACATGGAGAGCTCGTGCTCACATAGTGTTTTCACTTGTGTTATTGAATCAAAATGCAAGGAAGGTCAAGGATTTAATTGTTCTGAATATCTTCAGGCTGACTTGTTAGACATATACTGTCTATCGTTACTCGTCAATAAATTTTTATGTCGAAACCCTTATACCATCGTGCATGTTCTTTATATA ATTGAAACGAGGCGAACGACACAGCGGGCTGGTGAAAATACACTTATTTGTGTCAAAAATCAG CAATGCAATGAAAATGGGCACCCTTTCCAAATCAG GTCACAAAAACAGAAGCTGAGTGGGGCACCTGGAGAACATTTATCACTCTCACAACTTGG CGTTGATACCACTGCACCTACGTTTGCCGCCACCGGTCTACTCTTCACGAATAG CCACCTGGAACTGCTGTCGTTGGTTCGAATCGCCTTCTTTCACTGTTCGACACAACGCCGCTGGCAACTATCCATTATTCAAG TCGCTCAAAGCCTCAAACTACAAAGTGGTGTTGCATAG
- the LOC110884089 gene encoding uncharacterized protein LOC110884089 isoform X2 — protein sequence MQGLSNRRTGTTSINMESSCSHSVFTCVIESKCKEGQGFNCSEYLQADLLDIYCLSLLVNKFLCRNPYTIVHVLYIIETRRTTQRAGENTLICVKNQQCNENGHPFQIRSQKQKLSGAPGEHLSLSQLGVDTTAPTFAATGLLFTNSHLELLSLVRIAFFHCSTQRRWQLSIIQGINSDLVHHICSIGLRSFPATTQSDIGLHKMNKHTIMFQEKNRVLFVRFSATVYISRYDLCVLTISIHCDRCCCEVAQSLKLQSGVA from the exons ATGCAGGGGTTATCAAATAGGAGGACTGGAACTACAAGTATAAACATGGAGAGCTCGTGCTCACATAGTGTTTTCACTTGTGTTATTGAATCAAAATGCAAGGAAGGTCAAGGATTTAATTGTTCTGAATATCTTCAGGCTGACTTGTTAGACATATACTGTCTATCGTTACTCGTCAATAAATTTTTATGTCGAAACCCTTATACCATCGTGCATGTTCTTTATATA ATTGAAACGAGGCGAACGACACAGCGGGCTGGTGAAAATACACTTATTTGTGTCAAAAATCAG CAATGCAATGAAAATGGGCACCCTTTCCAAATCAG GTCACAAAAACAGAAGCTGAGTGGGGCACCTGGAGAACATTTATCACTCTCACAACTTGG CGTTGATACCACTGCACCTACGTTTGCCGCCACCGGTCTACTCTTCACGAATAG CCACCTGGAACTGCTGTCGTTGGTTCGAATCGCCTTCTTTCACTGTTCGACACAACGCCGCTGGCAACTATCCATTATTCAAGGTATTAATTCTGATCTGGTTCATCACATATGTTCTATAGGCCTACGTTCGTTTCCAGCGACTACTCAATCTGATATTGGTTTACACAAGATGAACAAACATACTATTATGTTTCAAGAAAAAAATAGAGTTTTGTTTGTTCGTTTTTCTGCTACTGTGTATATATCGAGATATGATTTGTGTGTGTTAACAATTAGTATCCATTGTGATCGTTGTTGTTGCGAAGTCGCTCAAAGCCTCAAACTACAAAGTGGTGTTGCATAG
- the LOC110884089 gene encoding uncharacterized protein LOC110884089 isoform X4: MQGLSNRRTGTTSINMESSCSHSVFTCVIESKCKEGQGFNCSEYLQADLLDIYCLSLLVNKFLCRNPYTIVHVLYIIETRRTTQRAGENTLICVKNQQCNENGHPFQIRSQKQKLSGAPGEHLSLSQLGVDTTAPTFAATGLLFTNRYQNYFLLPYKLCFVIFTATTRRDSHLELLSLVRIAFFHCSTQRRWQLSIIQVAQSLKLQSGVA; encoded by the exons ATGCAGGGGTTATCAAATAGGAGGACTGGAACTACAAGTATAAACATGGAGAGCTCGTGCTCACATAGTGTTTTCACTTGTGTTATTGAATCAAAATGCAAGGAAGGTCAAGGATTTAATTGTTCTGAATATCTTCAGGCTGACTTGTTAGACATATACTGTCTATCGTTACTCGTCAATAAATTTTTATGTCGAAACCCTTATACCATCGTGCATGTTCTTTATATA ATTGAAACGAGGCGAACGACACAGCGGGCTGGTGAAAATACACTTATTTGTGTCAAAAATCAG CAATGCAATGAAAATGGGCACCCTTTCCAAATCAG GTCACAAAAACAGAAGCTGAGTGGGGCACCTGGAGAACATTTATCACTCTCACAACTTGG CGTTGATACCACTGCACCTACGTTTGCCGCCACCGGTCTACTCTTCACGAATAGGTACCAAAATTACTTTCTTCTTCCTTACAAACTTTGTTTTGTAATTTTTACAGCCACCACTCGCCGTGACAGCCACCTGGAACTGCTGTCGTTGGTTCGAATCGCCTTCTTTCACTGTTCGACACAACGCCGCTGGCAACTATCCATTATTCAAG TCGCTCAAAGCCTCAAACTACAAAGTGGTGTTGCATAG
- the LOC110884089 gene encoding uncharacterized protein LOC110884089 isoform X1 — protein MQGLSNRRTGTTSINMESSCSHSVFTCVIESKCKEGQGFNCSEYLQADLLDIYCLSLLVNKFLCRNPYTIVHVLYIIETRRTTQRAGENTLICVKNQQCNENGHPFQIRSQKQKLSGAPGEHLSLSQLGVDTTAPTFAATGLLFTNRYQNYFLLPYKLCFVIFTATTRRDSHLELLSLVRIAFFHCSTQRRWQLSIIQGINSDLVHHICSIGLRSFPATTQSDIGLHKMNKHTIMFQEKNRVLFVRFSATVYISRYDLCVLTISIHCDRCCCEVAQSLKLQSGVA, from the exons ATGCAGGGGTTATCAAATAGGAGGACTGGAACTACAAGTATAAACATGGAGAGCTCGTGCTCACATAGTGTTTTCACTTGTGTTATTGAATCAAAATGCAAGGAAGGTCAAGGATTTAATTGTTCTGAATATCTTCAGGCTGACTTGTTAGACATATACTGTCTATCGTTACTCGTCAATAAATTTTTATGTCGAAACCCTTATACCATCGTGCATGTTCTTTATATA ATTGAAACGAGGCGAACGACACAGCGGGCTGGTGAAAATACACTTATTTGTGTCAAAAATCAG CAATGCAATGAAAATGGGCACCCTTTCCAAATCAG GTCACAAAAACAGAAGCTGAGTGGGGCACCTGGAGAACATTTATCACTCTCACAACTTGG CGTTGATACCACTGCACCTACGTTTGCCGCCACCGGTCTACTCTTCACGAATAGGTACCAAAATTACTTTCTTCTTCCTTACAAACTTTGTTTTGTAATTTTTACAGCCACCACTCGCCGTGACAGCCACCTGGAACTGCTGTCGTTGGTTCGAATCGCCTTCTTTCACTGTTCGACACAACGCCGCTGGCAACTATCCATTATTCAAGGTATTAATTCTGATCTGGTTCATCACATATGTTCTATAGGCCTACGTTCGTTTCCAGCGACTACTCAATCTGATATTGGTTTACACAAGATGAACAAACATACTATTATGTTTCAAGAAAAAAATAGAGTTTTGTTTGTTCGTTTTTCTGCTACTGTGTATATATCGAGATATGATTTGTGTGTGTTAACAATTAGTATCCATTGTGATCGTTGTTGTTGCGAAGTCGCTCAAAGCCTCAAACTACAAAGTGGTGTTGCATAG
- the LOC110884089 gene encoding uncharacterized protein LOC110884089 isoform X6 encodes MQGLSNRRTGTTSINMESSCSHSVFTCVIESKCKEGQGFNCSEYLQADLLDIYCLSLLVNKFLCRNPYTIVHVLYIIETRRTTQRAGENTLICVKNQQCNENGHPFQIRSQKQKLSGAPGEHLSLSQLGVDTTAPTFAATGLLFTNSHLELLSLVRIAFFHCSTQRRWQLSIIQETLSLLLRSLEEN; translated from the exons ATGCAGGGGTTATCAAATAGGAGGACTGGAACTACAAGTATAAACATGGAGAGCTCGTGCTCACATAGTGTTTTCACTTGTGTTATTGAATCAAAATGCAAGGAAGGTCAAGGATTTAATTGTTCTGAATATCTTCAGGCTGACTTGTTAGACATATACTGTCTATCGTTACTCGTCAATAAATTTTTATGTCGAAACCCTTATACCATCGTGCATGTTCTTTATATA ATTGAAACGAGGCGAACGACACAGCGGGCTGGTGAAAATACACTTATTTGTGTCAAAAATCAG CAATGCAATGAAAATGGGCACCCTTTCCAAATCAG GTCACAAAAACAGAAGCTGAGTGGGGCACCTGGAGAACATTTATCACTCTCACAACTTGG CGTTGATACCACTGCACCTACGTTTGCCGCCACCGGTCTACTCTTCACGAATAG CCACCTGGAACTGCTGTCGTTGGTTCGAATCGCCTTCTTTCACTGTTCGACACAACGCCGCTGGCAACTATCCATTATTCAAG AGACACTTTCACTGCTGCTGAGAAGTTTAGAAGAGAATTAG
- the LOC110884089 gene encoding uncharacterized protein LOC110884089 isoform X3, giving the protein MQGLSNRRTGTTSINMESSCSHSVFTCVIESKCKEGQGFNCSEYLQADLLDIYCLSLLVNKFLCRNPYTIVHVLYIIETRRTTQRAGENTLICVKNQQCNENGHPFQIRSQKQKLSGAPGEHLSLSQLGVDTTAPTFAATGLLFTNRYQNYFLLPYKLCFVIFTATTRRDSHLELLSLVRIAFFHCSTQRRWQLSIIQETLSLLLRSLEEN; this is encoded by the exons ATGCAGGGGTTATCAAATAGGAGGACTGGAACTACAAGTATAAACATGGAGAGCTCGTGCTCACATAGTGTTTTCACTTGTGTTATTGAATCAAAATGCAAGGAAGGTCAAGGATTTAATTGTTCTGAATATCTTCAGGCTGACTTGTTAGACATATACTGTCTATCGTTACTCGTCAATAAATTTTTATGTCGAAACCCTTATACCATCGTGCATGTTCTTTATATA ATTGAAACGAGGCGAACGACACAGCGGGCTGGTGAAAATACACTTATTTGTGTCAAAAATCAG CAATGCAATGAAAATGGGCACCCTTTCCAAATCAG GTCACAAAAACAGAAGCTGAGTGGGGCACCTGGAGAACATTTATCACTCTCACAACTTGG CGTTGATACCACTGCACCTACGTTTGCCGCCACCGGTCTACTCTTCACGAATAGGTACCAAAATTACTTTCTTCTTCCTTACAAACTTTGTTTTGTAATTTTTACAGCCACCACTCGCCGTGACAGCCACCTGGAACTGCTGTCGTTGGTTCGAATCGCCTTCTTTCACTGTTCGACACAACGCCGCTGGCAACTATCCATTATTCAAG AGACACTTTCACTGCTGCTGAGAAGTTTAGAAGAGAATTAG
- the LOC110884089 gene encoding uncharacterized protein LOC110884089 isoform X5, with translation MQGLSNRRTGTTSINMESSCSHSVFTCVIESKCKEGQGFNCSEYLQADLLDIYCLSLLVNKFLCRNPYTIVHVLYIIETRRTTQRAGENTLICVKNQQCNENGHPFQIRSQKQKLSGAPGEHLSLSQLGVDTTAPTFAATGLLFTNRYQNYFLLPYKLCFVIFTATTRRDSHLELLSLVRIAFFHCSTQRRWQLSIIQA, from the exons ATGCAGGGGTTATCAAATAGGAGGACTGGAACTACAAGTATAAACATGGAGAGCTCGTGCTCACATAGTGTTTTCACTTGTGTTATTGAATCAAAATGCAAGGAAGGTCAAGGATTTAATTGTTCTGAATATCTTCAGGCTGACTTGTTAGACATATACTGTCTATCGTTACTCGTCAATAAATTTTTATGTCGAAACCCTTATACCATCGTGCATGTTCTTTATATA ATTGAAACGAGGCGAACGACACAGCGGGCTGGTGAAAATACACTTATTTGTGTCAAAAATCAG CAATGCAATGAAAATGGGCACCCTTTCCAAATCAG GTCACAAAAACAGAAGCTGAGTGGGGCACCTGGAGAACATTTATCACTCTCACAACTTGG CGTTGATACCACTGCACCTACGTTTGCCGCCACCGGTCTACTCTTCACGAATAGGTACCAAAATTACTTTCTTCTTCCTTACAAACTTTGTTTTGTAATTTTTACAGCCACCACTCGCCGTGACAGCCACCTGGAACTGCTGTCGTTGGTTCGAATCGCCTTCTTTCACTGTTCGACACAACGCCGCTGGCAACTATCCATTATTCAAG CATGA
- the LOC110884089 gene encoding uncharacterized protein LOC110884089 isoform X8 yields MQGLSNRRTGTTSINMESSCSHSVFTCVIESKCKEGQGFNCSEYLQADLLDIYCLSLLVNKFLCRNPYTIVHVLYIIETRRTTQRAGENTLICVKNQQCNENGHPFQIRSQKQKLSGAPGEHLSLSQLGVDTTAPTFAATGLLFTNSHLELLSLVRIAFFHCSTQRRWQLSIIQA; encoded by the exons ATGCAGGGGTTATCAAATAGGAGGACTGGAACTACAAGTATAAACATGGAGAGCTCGTGCTCACATAGTGTTTTCACTTGTGTTATTGAATCAAAATGCAAGGAAGGTCAAGGATTTAATTGTTCTGAATATCTTCAGGCTGACTTGTTAGACATATACTGTCTATCGTTACTCGTCAATAAATTTTTATGTCGAAACCCTTATACCATCGTGCATGTTCTTTATATA ATTGAAACGAGGCGAACGACACAGCGGGCTGGTGAAAATACACTTATTTGTGTCAAAAATCAG CAATGCAATGAAAATGGGCACCCTTTCCAAATCAG GTCACAAAAACAGAAGCTGAGTGGGGCACCTGGAGAACATTTATCACTCTCACAACTTGG CGTTGATACCACTGCACCTACGTTTGCCGCCACCGGTCTACTCTTCACGAATAG CCACCTGGAACTGCTGTCGTTGGTTCGAATCGCCTTCTTTCACTGTTCGACACAACGCCGCTGGCAACTATCCATTATTCAAG CATGA